Genomic window (Macadamia integrifolia cultivar HAES 741 unplaced genomic scaffold, SCU_Mint_v3 scaffold2353, whole genome shotgun sequence):
caagaagaagaagaagaagaagagttgctTTGAACAAGCACTAATTTTTAAACGTTTCACATCGGGTTCAATCCCCAATCCACCAATtatttacttttaaatttgggTCTGAACACTCACATAGAatggagaaagaaggagagagagtgtctggcGATCTTAGGGGTAGAGTTCCTGCCGATGAGGAGGATGAAGATGGAGGTTCGAGGGAAACTCTGGATCGAGGTCCTGTGATTCCTGAAGAAGATAGGATCTCGGAGGCTGTGGCTCTAAAGAAATCCTATACGAAGGCAGTGGGGAACGCTTCATGGCCTACCATTGATTCCTTGCCTGATCCAATTCAAGCAAGAAACATTCGAAGGATTGTCATTCCCCAACAGGACTATGAGGCAAAACGGCAGAACTTTCGTTTCGCGTTGATAGGGAGAGTAAATTTCCATTTGATTTCCCTTGATGCTTTGCATGAGGAGGCTCGTGCAAACTGTAAATTGAATCAAGAAGTGGTTATGAACCCATTGGGAAAGGGTTATGTTATTTTCGAATTCAAGTGTGAGGGTGGTAAATTAGCAGTTTGGAGGAGTCCATCAAGGTTTGGTGATCAGTTGATCCGCTTCCAGCATTGGAAGCCCGCCATGAGAAGCAATCCTTGACGAAGCTTGTTTGGATTCGCCTGCCTGATCTCCCTCTTGAATGTTGACATGAGAATGTACTGTTGTCCATTGCAAAGGCAGTGGGGCGCCCGGTTGCATTTGATAAACACACGAGACAGGGTCTTATGGGTTATTTTGCTCGAATCCAAGTGGAGATTGATGTATCTGAAACGACTGTGAGAGTAAAGGAGGTCCAAATTGAAAGGCTGGAGCTGGCAACGAATCTGGTCCTCAAATTTCGTCAGAAGGTTGTTTATGAAGACAATGTGGAAAGATGTGGGTACTGTAAACGTGTTGGTCACCTGATTGCTGCCTGTAGATAAAAGAAGGTGGACGATGCCAAGCAGTCCTTGATGGAAAATGATGGACGGATTCCTGGGGCTGTGTTCATAGAAGATGGAGTTAACCCAAGTAAGGTTAACTCGGTGAGAGAGTCTTCCAGTGGGGTCAGATCTCTGTCACCTCATCAACCGAATATTGAATCAAATATTATCCCACAGAATATGCCCGTTGATGGAGGAAATATTCAAATCCTATTGGATCCTGTCGTTTTGAGTCCTAATGAAATAGGAAAGGATTTAAATGTGGATAGGATTTCTCGCAATGAGGGAGATTACGATCCACTAATTGGGTCAGACGTTGGATCTGAAAATGGGTCTTTGGACTTTGACCCAGGTGATGACCCGGACCAATCCTTGGTGCATGAGGAGACCGCGCCCTCTCCCCAGGTCTAGGCAGTGCTGGGAAACCAAATTACCTCTAAAGTGAGGTACCCTTTGCGTATGTCGCAAATGGTTGCGACTCATGGTAGGGGTCGTGTGGGTGCTcccactgttagcaaaaatgcatttaaaactcTGTTTTAAACATGCTCTcgttttttactatttaaaacaTATTTTCCCTTATGCTTatcaaagatacttaaaaaaatagCAAACGACAAGCATTTTtgttctaaacacgtttaaaaagTGTTTAAACACGTTTCcgtttttttgccctttttaaGACTTatcttgttgaacataatgtctacttaattcaCCATATCTTTCTCTCCCGAACTC
Coding sequences:
- the LOC122066345 gene encoding uncharacterized protein LOC122066345, translating into MEKEGERVSGDLRGRVPADEEDEDGGSRETLDRGPVIPEEDRISEAVALKKSYTKAVGNASWPTIDSLPDPIQARNIRRIVIPQQDYEAKRQNFRFALIGRVNFHLISLDALHEEARANCKLNQEVVMNPLGKGYVIFEFKCEGVGRPVAFDKHTRQGLMGYFARIQVEIDVSETTVRVKEVQIERLELATNLVLKFRQKVVYEDNVERCGYCKRVGHLIAACR